One Mycolicibacterium fallax genomic window, GATCATCACGTCCATCGGCGCGTCCGGGGCGGTGATGGCGAGCTTGCCCGAGGAGCCGATGTGCACGTTCATCACCGTGTCGGTGTCCACCAGCGCGTCCCACATCGGCTTCCAGTACTCCAGGTCGTGGAAGCTGGGGTAGCCCAGGGTGCACGGGTTCTCGGTGAAGGTCAGCGAGTGCACCCCCTTGGCGGAGACCCGGCGGATCTCCTGGGCGCACAGCTGCGGATCCCAGATCGCCGGGATCGCCATCGGGATGAACCGGCCCGGATGCGAGGCGCACCACTCGTCGATGTGCCAGTCGTTGTAGGCCTGCACCAGGGCCAGTGAGAAGTCCGGGTCCTCGGTGGCGAACAGCCGGGCGGCGAACCCGGGGAACGACGGGAAGTTCATCGTCGCCAGCACCCCGCCGGCGGACTGGTCCTTGACCCGCTCGTGCGGGTCGTAGCAGCCCGGGCGGATCTCGTCGAGGCCCTGGGGCTCCAGGCCGTACTCCTCCTTGGGCCGGCCCGCCACCGCGTTGAGCGCCACGTTCGGGATCACCGTGGAGCGGAACTGCCAGGTGTCGGAGCCGTCCGGATTGTGTACCAGCCGCGGCGCGTCGTCGGCGTACTTGGCCGGCAGGTGATTGGCGAACATGTCCGGCGGTTCGATGATGTGATCATCCACGCTGATCAGGATCATGTCGTCTTTGTCCACGACGGGCCACCTCTTCCCGATAGGCATACGGTATGGCTCAACACTAGCCCGTCGGGTCGGCCCGGGGAAGATCCGGGCATTACAAACGCGACAATATTTGTCAGGCGGTGAGCAGCGGGGCCAGCCAGTCGATCTCGGCGGGCAGCTGGGAACTCCAGAACGCCCCGTCGTGCCCGCCCGGGGACGACCCGCCGGCCGGGGCGGTCGGCAGCTGGGCGATGAACGACTGCGTCGCGTCGTAGAACGGGTCGGCGGTGCCGATGTCGATCCGGATCGGGATGGCGCCGAGGGCGGGCATGCCGAACACGCTGTTGGCGGCGAAGTCCTCGGGCCCGTCGAACGCGCCGGGCGCGCTGGCCCCCGGCGACATCCACAGCGCCGGGCTGACCGCGGTGATCGCCGCGGTGCGGGCCGGGCCGAGCCGGCCGCCCAGCAGCAGCGCGCCGTAGCCGCCCATCGACCAGCCCAGGAACGCCACCCGGGAGGTGTCCAGGCCCTGCTCGGCCAGCAGCGGCAGCAGCTCGTCGAGCACCATCGCCCCGGCATCCTCGCCGGAGGACCGGCGGTGCCAGTAGCCGCCGCCGCCGTCGACGGAGACCACCGCGAACGGCGGCACACCGGCGGCCACCGCCTGAGCCAGCCCGGATTCGACGCCGCCGGCCATCACGCTGGCCGCGTCGCCGCCCTTGCCGTGCAGCGCGATCACCGGGCGCAACGACGCGCCCTGGCCGGGCGGGCGGGCGATCGCCCAATTGGTGTTGACGCCGCCGCGGGCGGCCGACACGAACGAGCCGGTCACCATCGTCGATGCGACGGGAGGTGCGGCCGGGACGCGTGGGGTGAGCGCCACCGCGCCGACGGCGCCGGCGACCCCGGCGAAACCGAGCCGCAGCGCGGCACGGCGACTGAGTTCCGGCATCGGGCAATCATGCCACCGCGGCGTCGCAGGTCCGAACCGGTGCCCGCGGTTTCGGCGAAAAGCCCCAGCGTGCCGGTAGTTTCCTGGCACCATCACTAACCGTGACCGGGGCAGTCACCCCAAAGGGGGAACGTCGACGCGACGCGCTCGTCGGCGCCGCCGCCGAGCTGCTGTGCGAGGGCGGATTCGAGGCGGTTCGGCACCGCGCCGTGGCGACCCGGGCCGGGCTGCCGCTGGCCTCGACCACCTACTACTTCGCCTCGCTGGAGGACCTGATCGCCGCC contains:
- a CDS encoding amidohydrolase family protein, which produces MDKDDMILISVDDHIIEPPDMFANHLPAKYADDAPRLVHNPDGSDTWQFRSTVIPNVALNAVAGRPKEEYGLEPQGLDEIRPGCYDPHERVKDQSAGGVLATMNFPSFPGFAARLFATEDPDFSLALVQAYNDWHIDEWCASHPGRFIPMAIPAIWDPQLCAQEIRRVSAKGVHSLTFTENPCTLGYPSFHDLEYWKPMWDALVDTDTVMNVHIGSSGKLAITAPDAPMDVMITLQPMNIVQAAADLLWSAPIKAYPDVKIALSEGGTGWIPYFLDRVDRTYEMHSTWTHQNFGDKLPSEVFKEHFMTCFISDPVGVANRQLIGVDNICWEMDYPHSDSMWPGAPEELWEVFTANAVPDDEINKITHENAMRLYHFDPFTHVPREQATVGALRATVVDHDVSIQALSQHKDRAGGGYADFKSRLDAATAAQR
- a CDS encoding alpha/beta hydrolase-fold protein, encoding MPELSRRAALRLGFAGVAGAVGAVALTPRVPAAPPVASTMVTGSFVSAARGGVNTNWAIARPPGQGASLRPVIALHGKGGDAASVMAGGVESGLAQAVAAGVPPFAVVSVDGGGGYWHRRSSGEDAGAMVLDELLPLLAEQGLDTSRVAFLGWSMGGYGALLLGGRLGPARTAAITAVSPALWMSPGASAPGAFDGPEDFAANSVFGMPALGAIPIRIDIGTADPFYDATQSFIAQLPTAPAGGSSPGGHDGAFWSSQLPAEIDWLAPLLTA